Within the Telopea speciosissima isolate NSW1024214 ecotype Mountain lineage chromosome 4, Tspe_v1, whole genome shotgun sequence genome, the region GGAACCTGGTCCTGCCCCACTAACAGCTCAGCACCCTCCACTCACGGGGTCATTACACTAGGGAAACCCCCCAACAGCCGCACCATGATCCTGCGCACAAGCTACCTCGTCCCGTACCACCACTGCCTGGTTACCATGCGCTCCCAGATCGGTTTGCAACCTAGTGAAAACACTGGAGTGAGCCACCAGTGCTCTGTTCACTTCTCTTGCCCCTACATCACAAACCACTGCTTCCCCCGATGCCTGCCCAGCAACTTGCTCCACCGCCCCCGGGTTCACACCTCCATTGCCGCCACTCTGCTTCACCTCTGTGTTGTCGCCCCTACCCTTTGCACGATCCAAACCCGAGGCAGCACCCCTCCCCTGCGTTCTCCTATAATTCTCCGCGAAGTGACCAACCTTGGAACAAGTAGTGCAAAACGCAGGCAAACGTTCATAGATGACCTTCTGGAAGAACCCATCTGCCCCACAGTCGATCCAAACTTTCTCCGGGTGGTGATCACTCAGGTCCAGTTCGACACAAACCCTTGTTGCAACAGTTCTCGTGCACCCTGCTGTTGCCCCATCTACCCTGGTGACATTCCCAATTGCACCCACCACCGAGCGCAAGTAGTTCCCTTGGTAAAGGTTCACCAGCAATCCTGGGAACGAGACCCACACCGGAACGATCGAGGACTCGGTGCCAGGCCTGAAGTGCCTAGACCACTTGAAAAATCTAAAGGGAAAGCCTCTGATATGTACCTGCTCCTTAAGCCACACCTTCACAAAATTCGATTGATCCACGAACCGAAGGAGCAGGGGGCGTTGATCCAAACTGGAGATTGCAACATCCGCAACCAGGTGGAACATGGACTGAATACCTGCCTTCACCTCGAAGATGGACGGCCTTCCATATGCACACTTGGCGATGAGCGAAAACCTAAACGGAACTTCAAATCGATCGATCTCTTCTTGAATGAAAATCACTGCCGGGCATCCCATATGAGATAGGACTAAAAAACTTGGTAGTCTCTCAAACTCCTGATGCTAATAGGAAAATACTTAAAATTCGTTTTTCCCCCTGAACTATATTCTTGGGCTTTATGGTTGTGCTCattatagcaaaaaaaaaaaaaaagaaataacaaagGCCCATAACCATCTATTACCAAAACAGGGATTAATATTTGAAGTATGACTGCATTATTCTAACTAACTAGAAAGATCAGAAGtgcatttctattttttctctggTTGGCTAACGAAGTACATGCTTCTAACCTTGTTACAATCCTAGTTTCACTGTTT harbors:
- the LOC122659495 gene encoding uncharacterized protein LOC122659495, whose translation is MGCPAVIFIQEEIDRFEVPFRFSLIAKCAYGRPSIFEVKAGIQSMFHLVADVAISSLDQRPLLLRFVDQSNFVKVWLKEQVHIRGFPFRFFKWSRHFRPGTESSIVPVWVSFPGLLVNLYQGNYLRSVVGAIGNVTRVDGATAGCTRTVATRVCVELDLSDHHPEKVWIDCGADGFFQKVIYERLPAFCTTCSKVGHFAENYRRTQGRGAASGLDRAKGRGDNTEVKQSGGNGGVNPGAVEQVAGQASGEAVVCDVGAREVNRALVAHSSVFTRLQTDLGAHGNQAVVVRDEVACAQDHGAAVGGFP